The sequence TTAAGCTACAGATATTGGATCATGACAAAAGCATAACATAGACAGCATTAGGATGAACAGGGTTATTTAATTCCCAAATATTAAGAAGactagggaaaaagaaaatccttgtttgaaaatttgtttttattgaagtCAATGGTCTCCTTCCTTCAGTCTACCGCACTATGTTACCTGTTATTATACAGTTTCTTAACAGCAGCCTAAATGCTGGGCTGCTGAGTCTGGGCTCGGACTTCTGGCATTCTGGGTCATCAGCTCCTGTGGTTCAGTTTTCTCCTTTAGATGTGGTGACTGCCCTGAAAAACTTCCAGGGTTACTGCTCCAAGACTGAATGGAGGCGTGGTTGTGGCCACTGCTGATACACACGAGCCAAGGGGCTCTAATGAGGACCATGGTATCACTGCACGACCTAAAAGCAGGAGGCAAGCTGTCAAGAGACTCTGTGTGTTCTGGTTGGTAATGCATCCTGAAACCCAGTCTGGTTGCCGCCATGTCCAGTGCCTGCCCATGGCATCTAGAGTAGGCTTGTAACTTAACTAATGTGCAGTTGCACCTTCATTTTGCTGTGAGGATGAGCAACCACTGTAGAGCACTGTCTAGGTCGAAATGACCCTTTCCTTTCATATTTACCTTTGTCAGCATTTGCAAAGCCCCCTTTTTGTCTGTCACCCAGGGTCCCATGCCAGGGGGGTTCTCCTGTGTCTGAGGCTGGCGCGTTTAACTGTTTCTGTGATGCCGCAGACTCTTTCTAGATTCTCTTGGCTCCATAGGTGTTTGCTGAGATTTTTGACCCTGTCATTAAAGTGAGACATAATGGCTATGATCCATGCACAATGAAGCATCACACTGACCTGGATGCATCCAAGGTaggactgaaataaaatgatgagGAAATAAAGGTTTAGGGCTGCTTCTTACAATTATGATATTGTATGTAGTAGTTCTTTTTTGCTGCCTAATGTTTCCTTCATTGTTCCACTGCTCTGTGATTTAGCATCTTCTTGggttttcccttttcaaaagaTCTTCCATACCTGGCCTCCTGTCTCTGCCCATATCCATGTTTCCAAAAACCACTCAGGTCCCTCCATGGTGGGGCCATAAAGGACCAGCTGGTTACTCCACCACATCCTTTCAGCCAAAGAAACTGATTGTTCCTAAAAAACTGTCCTACTGTCTGAAGCTTTGAGGGGCTCGTGGTACCCTGACTATGAGTGATATCATGGGAAAGTTGAGATCCCCGGGCAGAAAGATGTCCGTCTTTCTGTAGGATggcatttttccttcagtggtGGAGTACAAAACGAGGCACTGTGTGtgaattaaaaagtaaaataaaattctttcctCAGATCACCCATGGTCAGTTTGATGAGCACTACGTCCTCTCATCACGTGTGCGCACTGGACGTAGCATCCGTGGCCtcagccttcctcctgcctgcaccagggcagagaggagagaggtGGAAAATGTTGTGGTCACTGCCCTCTCTGGGCTGAAAGGAGACCTTTCTGGAAAGTACTACAGCTTGACCAACATGTCCGAGAGGGATCAGCAGCAGCTTATTGATGTAAGTATAGCTCCGGTGCTGACACCGTCTTCTCTTaccctcatttatttttatcctttggGGTACATGCTTTCCGGTGTAGCTAAGGACAATAATCACAGCGTTAACCCAGTAGTTAATGGCCcaggaatatttttaacataatggTAAATCGTCCATCTTTTGTGTTTTGGCAAAAATACATACTATCCAGGTCCAACATGTGGAATTCCAGATATTCCAGATAGCAAGCTCTGTGTCAAATCAAATATACGTGGCtactttcaccttttttttttttggacaaaaatTGAGTAAATTCAGGAGTTTTTCTTGGTCATTTCCTTAAGCAAAGattgatattttctgtattaataaCCATACTAACTAAAAATGTTACCTACTGCTTTGAGATGAACATTGCATATTATCTGTAGTCTAAACTGTTGGAGTGGGGAGTTTTGGTTATAATTTCTCTATGTCAAAACTACACAAATTCTAATTTCCCCAGAATGGTGATAGCCAGCTGCACCCCACTGACCTTTTCCCAGTCTTGGAACTGTGTTCAAGGACTTAAAGGATCAGGTCCACAACAATAGTTTTGTCACACAGATGGAAATACAAGGATTTTCACCATGGATTTTGTCTCAGCATGTCATTGTTCAATTACTGCAGAGAGGTGTTTGAGATAAACAAAGTGTCCAAAGTGCTTACCTGGCAAAAATGGGCAACAGGAAGCTATCCTGAAAATCCATAACTACGATTCATGTTTGGACTGTAGAAATTACAAAAATCTAAaagattgttaaaaaaaaaaaaaaagaacattgaatgtgcatttaaaaatattcaaaagaagGGCTGTACCCTGGTAACTATATTCACGACACAGTAATTCATAACATAACATCAACCAAAAGGCAGTTGATGAAGTATCATAACTATTTAAAACCATGAAACTAGGTGTTATGACCTGGATTAACCAAGAGTTAAGAATTGATGTAAGGTcaataactttttaaattgaGTGTCATTGTTATTACGTTTATGGACAAAATGTTGGTTACCATTGTAGGTTACcaatgtatatttataaaattcagGGCACTGAATGTTGTGACCCCAGATTCCATCTTTTACTCATACCATTGCTTGCTCCCTTCAGTGTTTTAGGACCTCAGAACTCCAAGGTTCCTTAGGGCTTGCTGTCAGCCTTTAACAGGCACTGTTCAATCTCTGTAGGATCAAGTCAGTGCCAGCTGAATGGTACTCAGCACTGAAGGCCATCAGTACATTGCAGATTGGGCCCTTATGCACATAAGGGAAAGTAATGGTGCTCAGCTTTTTCTTGCAAAAGGAGGAATTTTTCTCCCAAACAAATGGGCACAGTGGAGCAAACcaatgaaagaaatgttgtgTCCCTGTGGTGAGCAAAGAGAACcctatgtctttttttcctgaatggtTGGGGTTCTGGCTGCATCATGCCCATCACATGGTATTCAAAGATGAAAGCCTTAAATACTCCActgatggagaaaagaaagtaagGAAAAGTAAAGCTTATCAGCTTCTCCACCATGTCATATTTATTCAGGATAGCTTGCCTCGCTGTTCTTAATTAAACTctaggggaagaagaagaaaaaaatattaacagcatTTGATATGGCAGTGTTTGAGGAATTAAGAACTAAAAATTTTTCAGCACACACATGAAAATcttatttgctttgaaaaaaaaaaaagaaactttgctcagttaaaaaagcaaagctaaatgATTTGAAATGTGGCAAGTCGGTGGCACACCAAGTACTACATTTATTAACTCAGAAATGGCATCACTGCTGAGGAGCGGAACAAGTCCATGATGCCAAAGGCCAAGCCCAGCATGGGCATAATTCCTACCCCGACttcctgctctgagcacagTGCTAAACCCCCGTGCGATCTCATTGCAGACCTAGCACTGGGTATTCTGCAGCCTTTAAGGACTGTTGCCTTCGCCTACAATTAAATTCATCTGTATGCAGAGAGCATCTCTGgttccatccatccatcctcGCAGAGTTTCCTCTGCCATTTGTGTGTGTTAGGTCCCACCTCCCACTCCTCCCTGTgcttgaaaagtgttttctggcAAAACACTGTCAGATTACCAATGCCAGTGAGAACCTGCGAGATTCAGGCAAATTGCTGGGTAATGTGCTTTTAGTTTCCAGAAAGAACCAGGTTCACAGAATGTGCTATGTGATTTACTTGTACATTGATTGCCTTCATGCAAAATGCATTGAGACAGCGTAATACTGAATAAACctgaattcttttatttttatttttttctctttttctctttctctctctctttggcCCCATTTTGGTGTGCAGgatcattttctctttgacaaGCCAGTGTCTCCTTTGCTAACATGTGCTGGGATGGCTCGTGACTGGCCAGATGCCAGAGGAATCTGGTACGTTGTGTGGCATGCAAagtgtgtgttgtgttttaaaGATTGTATTACTAGTCTCCTTGCTTGTCCTGATGTTGCAGCCACTCCGTCCTGATACTCACAGCATgctcagtttgcttttaaaagatggCAATACAGCTGCAGGACCCTGCATCGCAGACTCCCGtcccccctcctctctccccaacCTAAAAAAGTAACACTTTCCCTCCAAATAAACTGGACAAAGATGAGATACAGCAGAAGCTGAATTTCCCATTTTATTCTAGGCCTGTTCCTTCTTTCACAACACACTTGATGTATTTTGTGCccaaacagaatattttctagGGAGAGAATGGGAAGAATGGACCCCAAATCTGTGCACACTGTCTAGAAGATAATGGGGGGAGCCTGGGCAGTGCATTGCATCTACATCCATCCTggtatatatagagagaatactggatgttttaattttgaaaaattaggCAGAAAGGACTCTGTGAAGTCATCTCCTTGTTCTAGGCAGGTTCAGGGTCTTTCAAAGAGGTTTGATCtttatgtggggaaaaaaaatctgttctccaAGAAAAACTGGCTGGTCTTCTCCCCTTGCTGCACTCGAGCTGGAGCACACACATTCCTCCTGGCTCATCCCTAACTCTGCAGAAGTTGCTCATGTTGCTGCAATTAGCCTCCCCACAGTCTCAAAAGTCTGTGATAAAGCTGAGGATAGTGagaattgtttttcagtctAATACTTTAAAGACACTTCTCTCCTTTCAACCAGGCATAACAATGACAAGACATTTCTCATTTGGATTAACGAAGAGGACCACACCAGGGTGATCTCCATGGAGAAGGGTGGCAACATGAAACGGGTGTTTGAAAGATTTTGCCGTGGCTTAAAAGAGGTAGTAACTCAATGagtttgcttttcctgcctgTGTGTTGTGGGGCTGTTGTCAGCACTGCTTACCGTGGTTCACACTAATCTGGCATCTCCAGGagcaataaaatgaagtaacacCAGTCCAAACAGCAACCCACACTAGTGCAGCTAAAGAAAGAAGCACAGGCAAATTGCTAGCTGAGCTGtatggaataaataaatgaatagaatagaatagaatagaatagaatagaatagaatagaacagaacagaacagaacagaacagaaaaataaaattgaatagtgaaataatagaataataCAATGTATTTGTAGCTTTTGTATTACAGTCTCCAGCATGGGCTGGCTAAATAAATATCCCTTCTTCACCACTTTGTGCCTGAAAGCTGTGGGAAACcataaataagcattttaagATACAAAACCCAGTAGCCATAGCTCCTATATTTCATTCTGGTCTAGCTACTCCTAAAGACCAAAACAGCCTTTGTGGAGTGGCACGTGGGCTAGAGCAGTTTTGTCCAGACAATCCAGGTGTGGCTGCAAGATGGCCATGTTACTTAGCCCTGTGTATTGCCCtggcacaggaaagaaaaatattttcacagagaaagatTATTTTACTTTGTCCCACATGCAGTATAGCAAAAAAGGTGCAGTGGGACAGGTGACATGGCAGAAAGCTCTTCTCCACCACCCCTGTCCACATAATTCCTGGATGGATGGCCAGAGCATACAAAACCCTATTGGTTAAGCTATGTAAGGTTGAAATTGGCTGAAAATTGTCTCCAAGACTGTAAGAATAATGTTTTatgaaacaattatttctcCCCATTGGGGTCTCTAGTACACTCACTTCATCTGAACTGTGGAGGAACAGCATTTGTCTCCATTGCACTGCTGTTGTTCCTGGGcatggaaatgcattttgggCCAGCCTTGGACAGCTTGCTTCACTTCTCTCACCTTTGCAAAGCAGCTTCTCTGACCTTCCAGAGGCACCCCTGTTTCAGAAAATCTCCCGCACCTGTAGAGCTGATACAGCTGCGCATCCTTTCCATACCATTCACAGACCCCAGCACAGGCATCCTTAGGAAAGCTTGAGTGTGTAGTGAATTTGGGAATCTGGCAAAATGAAGCCACTAACAGATGCTTCTTTGGCATTGGGGTGGTTCACCAGGCTCTGTTAGGTTTCCAAGGCATATTCATGAGATTGAACAGTCTACAGGGGGGTGGCCCAAGTGACATGGCTTGTGGATGCTGTTGCCAGCTTTGCCTCTGCTACTGTGCTTAGCTCACACTGAACAGAAGTTGCCCACGGACCTGGCCAAGAGAAGTGGTCAGACAGTGACCAGAGCAGGTGTCTGAGGCAGCAGATGTGGTCTGTTCCTTACCCCCAACTCTGGTGTCTGCACACAATACACAAATGATAACATAGAAGGTTTAacttggaaaagacctccaagatcatcaagtccaacatCCTACATGTCATGCAGAACACAACATTTTCCATCTGTGCTCTTGTCCACCACTGATCCACAGCTACATGCATAATTGCATTCATGACAGAAGGCTTCTTACTGAATCAAGACCATTCCCATTAAAagattacttaaaaaaaagtctaaatacagtctcatttgtttttaagaccCTGAGATACAGAAAGGTGGATCTATAACCAGAAAATCAGGCTAAAACCTCTGAAAACCTCTGAGGATGAAGGAATTGACCAGCATCCTTCTGCAGAACAGAATTATCCTCCTACACTGTGGAGATCTCATAAACATGAGCTGCTGTACATATATGATTCTCTCCTGGAAGAGGAGAACTGAACTGAGATTGTTTGGGGATTGCAGATTTCAGCCCAGGAGGTTTAGATGAGTGGACAGAGTTGACCTACTTAAAGGTTGTTGAACCCATGTGATTTTTCTGAGGATAATTATTTCAGTCTACTTTCTGATCTGGTTGGAGATCTACTAACGAAAAGCATTATATGCAAGCTGTGTAGTTGTCTTATAATGGAAGTATGGCTGTAAAATTTAGGCATTTTGAAATCAAGTGTCCTCCCCCTAAGAATAATGGCATCACcataaaaatgatgtaaaactCACCTTtagctgctttttttatttttatttttatttttatttttatttttatttttatttttattttttttattttttttctgttctgtagtgGTTGAGGCTTTGTGGCTTGTGCTTTGCAACCTTGCTCCAAAAACGCGGAGGTTAGAAATGCATCGCAGAAGCCATAGTGCCGGCTTGAATGTATGACAGCAGGGGCTGTACCAAACCATCATAACAGGGAGTTTTGTGATAGAGTGACAAAGAGTCCACGAGCTACTGATAGTGAGAAAATGATGAATAAATCCTTGCAATATCCAGTGGAGACCTTGGTGCCTGGTGAATGCAAAAGTTCACACCAGAGACAAGCCAAACTGTACTCAGGTGTGTATTTATGCAGCTCCCTTGGCATTAGTGGAGTTCATAATCAACAAAGCCACAGGGTGAGAGGAATCTGAGCTATAAGCAAGTGTCTTAACATGAGACATGTATACAAccctttcttttcactttctcttttttttttgccttcacaGGTTGAAAGATTAATTAAAGAGAGGGGCTGGGAGTTCATGTGGAACGAACGCCTCGGGTACGTTCTGACTTGTCCTTCCAACCTGGGAACTGGTTTACGTGCTGGAGTCCATGTTAAGCTGCCCAAGCTTAGCAAGGTGAGTAAGTTGTGTGACATAAGGCCAGTGACATAAGTCAACTCCTCTGATTTATACAGGAACGAATGATTTGTAGAGCAACAAATGAAAAACGACAGCTCACAGAGACTGCGCATCATCATCATGTGTAACAATGTCCCTGGGATGATGCAGGACTAATTAAGTGAACTTTTATTCTGCAAATTATTGTATTTGTTATGGAAATTAACCTACTCATCAGACAGCCACCATGACAGACTGTAATCCAAGGACTGAAAaccacccagctctgcctgtaTTTCTGGAGATGCTATTAAGTAACAGATAATATTACAAGGATTCAGCACATTACACAGGTTAAAAGGCTGTCAACACAaacctgtttcttcttttaggATCCTAGGTTTCCAAAAATCCTTGAGAACCTGAGGCTGCAAAAGCGTGGCACTGGTGGAGTGGACACGGCAGCTGTAGCAGATGTATATGATATCTCCAACCTGGACCGCATGGGTCGCTCAGaggtaaccttttttttttttaatttattttttccttgtttttatttttaacaaagatCTGTACTGTTATGAGCCAGTCTCCCTCCATCTGGGTTTGCTCTGGGCTTAGAGTCACCACCAGCCTCAGTGGAGCTATGGCAATTTCCATTTCCTGGCCCAATGGAAATGCTTACACAgcaaaaaattacaaacatgCATTATGTGCTTGCCAAACATTCTTGTTATGGCAGTGaaaggggcagggaggggaaagcCCTGACCAAGCTCCACTAATGTGAACTACTGCAAAATGTCAGGGAAAGAAGTAGGGATTGTGTCCTAACCCACCCAGAGAAGCTGGCACTGACAGCAAGACTGGGTCAGTGTGTTGTTTTACTTTTAGCATTCAGTCCTGTGTGTTCTCCACAGTACAAGAGCAGGATGAGTTCAGTCCTTTCACTCCAGAATAATGGAGAAATTGTTGGTACCTTCCCATGTCCTGCATTGCACTGAGCAGAGGACACAAGAGAGCTGGGTTTTGATAAGGGCAAGGATTTAATTGTCAGCTCTGAGTTCTCCCTGTTTGGCTGTAGGCCGTGATGAGATGGACTCATCTCTGGCACTTCTTTTGAAGTTATTTCAGTTTGAATGTGTGTTTGTTGAGCCAGAGATTGTAAATGACCCTACAGCCCAGTGGTGAGGCTGCTCTCCAGGGAGACTCAGGTCCCAGACCTCATTCCAGTTTCACAGTTGAGTATTTCACAAAGCAGAACTGGTCCTTAGAGCAATTTTGCTGAAGGATGGGGAAGAAACAACAGTGGCTGAGTTACAGCCTCCTTCCACTAGCTCTTCCTGAGCCAAATCCTTATTCCAGATAATAGGCTGTAAGCCATGTCACACATCTACAGCTTCACAGATGCATTCACCCTTGGCTGCATCAAGAACAATGATATAAAAATTAGCCTTCCAAGGCCCTGTAAGTCCATTGATTTGAGCTCTTTTCTAGTAGATAGAAGACAGAGGTTCAAATCTTCTGCCAAATGTGTGTTTCATCTCCCAGGTTAGCGCTGCAATGCCTCAGTTGTGCTCAACTGGGCAGGCCCTAGTGGGACAGGTACCTCCTGAGGACCCTTTCTCCATGAACAACACCAAGCACAACCTGGGCTTAGTTGCCAACCTGCTCGTACATGTCAGGATTTGAAGCGTGGCCTGCTCACCCTTCTAAATTACCTTGGGGGCTTTGCTGCAAGTTACAGCTCCATTGCAAAGAAGGGTGTGTGGTTCAGGTGTATTTTCCCAGACGAGCACAGCACTGAGAGGCTTTGGCAGTCTACATATGGATGCCATTTAGCACTGTTGTTGCAGCGCAACACCTGCATTCAGCCTGGTACTTGGTAGACTTTCATAACACAAATACAATCCTGGTATAGTGCACTTGGATTGCACCTGGATTCAAACTGGCTCACAGTCAGCCAGCTGGCTTCCCCTTCTTGCTTGCCTTGCATTTTCAGATGCAGAGGGACAGAGCCAGGCCAGGTTTTCCATGCTTTCTTACTTACATATGTCCTTAGATGTCTTGACCAAAACATACAGAAGTGAAAAGCTATTAATCtgcattattttgaaaaacagtatgcagcaaatacatttattaataaCTGAAACACCCTGACGTACGCTTTATactaaaataacagtaataatacaAAAGAATTACACAGCATAATTAATTAATGAGTTTTACTGTATAAACCCTCTATAAATTGTTCCTTATATGAAGACATCCACTGTCAGTGATGCCTAGCTGAAGTCAGTATAGCAAATATTCAGAGAACTATCTACTAATTGATACTATCCATACTTTGAAGATTCTGAAATCTAAATAAGACAAGCCAAACTCAAGAGGATAGAAGAGTTTTATTAGAAgacatattttttcagtttataataaaataaattctattatGTGGTAAATGTGATTGCAGAATTGAACTATGTTCCCAAAGGTGTAAGATaaaattgtttgtatttttgttttgtttcagttactGGTCAATGAAAACATAATATGAAATTCCTGTTCTCCTGGAGGCTGCAAATTCAGGCCTCTGATTTCCCAACACAGCTGGTCTATAGcagacaataaaataaactgctaagccactgaaatgtttcataGTAAAAACAAATCCCTTGAAAATCAGCGATTGTCACAATAAAGAGACAATGGGATTTAGTCTTTGTACTCAGTTTTAACAAACCAGTCATTAAGGGTTGCTAATGAACCATCTcatgaaaattaacaaaaatcagTGCTGTAGCTTACTGGCTGCTGTGACACTGACAGTGCTGCAGGGCTTGCAGTCCACAATTGTCACTGCCTGTGGAGAAAGTTTGATGGGAGCAAGGCATCTTGTACTCTTCAGCAATTTTGAAAAAGGTAACAAAGACACCACTACACTCTGACATACAGAATTGCAAATTTTGGTGCTGCTCTGGGCCTGAAGCTAATCCCCGCCCGCCCgtccctccccccctccccccccgccagTGTAAATCAAGAGCAcatcagctgaaaacaaaggaatgGTAGATAAAGTAGAGCCAGCGCAGGTTTAGGATGATGGCCTCTTCTTCTGAAGTGTGGGTTCTGGGCCTTTCTCTATTAACAGCATTAtctaaagcttttatttccttttttttctcctttttttttttttcctcatcataGGTGGAACTAGTCCAGATTGTCATTGATGGGGTCAATTATCTTGTTGACTGTGAGAAGAAACTGGAAAGAGGACAGGACATCAAAGTGCCACCACCATTGCCACAGTTTGGCAGGAAGTGATCTGGCTGATGATGACTGGTAATCGACAGTAGATATGGCTGTCCTTCTGACAGTCACACACTTCAGTATACCTCTGTATACATGTTCTGTGTAATAAACACTACCTGATACCTAATGTCTCTTTAGATGCCTGGTTGCACCAGCAGAATTTAGTTTTCATGCAGCTTTAGTAGGACACACCCAATATAGCCAACTTGGTGGTACACTCTTCTGTGTGGACTGcttccccttcttttcctgGCTGGTGATAAGGAAAGTTCTACCCGAACAATGCAAAAACCACAAATCCTTAATTTGAGCCTGCATTTGCACTTATGACCGTACTTTTGAAATCTTGCATaagcactttattttcatttgcagacaCACTTCTCTCCAGTGTCTGTCCATGCAGCCAAAATCTGCCAGCCTGAAGGGCAGGTGCTGTGAAGCaatcattttttcagtttttgacaCCATGGAGCTCAGTGCAGTAGGCAGCCACACCACGTTGCTTCAGTCTCTGAAGTCCACGACTTGACCTGTCATTAGGAGCTCAGTGCTGTCTCTGCGTGGGAGCTGTCTTTTCTCTGTCTGGGACTAGTCTGCAGACAAACTTCTTAACCATGTCATCCCAAACCCTCATCCTTTCTCAGTCCTGGAGAATTCATCAGGTCACTTCTCAGTTTAACCTCGGCTATTACTTCTGGCCTGTGGCCATGGGTTGCAGTAAGCTGgctcaaataaaaacaaaacaccagacAAAACAATTTGCTGATAATAAGCATCCAACACAAGCCTGCCAAGCATGGCCTGTTCTAGTCTTCTCCTGTAGCTTTCAGGTCCCAGATAATGGGGACCAGGCTCCAGCTAAATATCACTCATTAAAGTGCCTTAGGATGTACTGCCACCCTGAGTAAGATCTTCTCTGTGCTCACCACTATTTCATTTTGGGAGCATCTTGGTGAAAAGGACAAACAGTAAACCATTTCTATGCTTTTGTATGTATACAAATAGCATACAATGTCAACCTGCTGTAAAGCCCCTTGTGAAATTTTTTCAGTGAGTCATGTCTGAAGAACTTAGActggaaaagtttcttttctcacatctttgcccacccctagggggggttagagagagtcctgatg comes from Cygnus atratus isolate AKBS03 ecotype Queensland, Australia chromosome Z, CAtr_DNAZoo_HiC_assembly, whole genome shotgun sequence and encodes:
- the CKMT2 gene encoding creatine kinase S-type, mitochondrial, with protein sequence MAGTFCRLLAGRTTAALFAAAGTGVLTTGYLLNQQNVKAAVQEKRKLFPPSADYPDLRKHNNCMAECLTPAIYAKLRDKMTPNGYTLDQCIQTGVDNPGHPFIKTVGMVAGDEESYEVFAEIFDPVIKVRHNGYDPCTMKHHTDLDASKITHGQFDEHYVLSSRVRTGRSIRGLSLPPACTRAERREVENVVVTALSGLKGDLSGKYYSLTNMSERDQQQLIDDHFLFDKPVSPLLTCAGMARDWPDARGIWHNNDKTFLIWINEEDHTRVISMEKGGNMKRVFERFCRGLKEVERLIKERGWEFMWNERLGYVLTCPSNLGTGLRAGVHVKLPKLSKDPRFPKILENLRLQKRGTGGVDTAAVADVYDISNLDRMGRSEVELVQIVIDGVNYLVDCEKKLERGQDIKVPPPLPQFGRK